The following proteins come from a genomic window of Musa acuminata AAA Group cultivar baxijiao chromosome BXJ1-7, Cavendish_Baxijiao_AAA, whole genome shotgun sequence:
- the LOC135679348 gene encoding mannan endo-1,4-beta-mannosidase 8-like, whose product MMGSVRVGTNAGSVRSVLIALAWAAALISYGAHAMSGMEGEEWGAVERRGTHFVVQGRPFLVHGFNTYWLMVFAADPATRCKVSDVFKDAAAAGLTVCRTWAFNDGGWRALQISPFVYDEEVFKGLDFVVSEARTHGMRLMLSLCNNWEDYGGKAQYVRWGKEAGVDLSGDDDFFSDPTVKSYYKAFVKTVITRVNTITNVAYKDDPTIMAWELINEPRCPSDPSGDTLQAWFEEMAAYVKSIDPTHLLEIGVEGFYGPSTPERLQLNPNTCAGDAGTDFIRNHRVAGVDFASVHVYSDTWLPDPDSDAHLQFVRAWMHQHMDDAEKLLGMPVVFGEFGVSVKDERFESRFRETFMETVYDTLLSSRMRRDVGGGCLVWQLFPEGTEHMDDGYAVVLADSPSTLDMLSQHSRNLQAHHSKGSCGSSEPHEEL is encoded by the exons ATGATGGGTAGTGTTCGAGTGGGAACCAACGCAGGGTCGGTTCGATCGGTGCTTATAGCCTTGGCCTGGGCTGCTGCTCTGATCAGCTACGGGGCAcatgcaatgagcgggatggaggGCGAGGAGTGGGGAGCGGTAGAGAGGAGGGGCACCCACTTCGTGGTCCAGGGCCGGCCGTTCCTTGTTCATGGCTTCAACACGTACTGGCTGATGGTCTTCGCCGCCGACCCGGCGACTAGGTGCAAGGTCAGCGACGTCTTCAAGGATGCCGCAGCCGCCGGCCTCACCGTCTGCCGGACTTGGGCTTTCAACGACGGCGGGTGGCGGGCTCTCCAGATCTCCCCTTTCGTCTACGACGAAGAGGTCTTCAAG GGTTTGGATTTCGTGGTGAGCGAGGCAAGAACGCACGGGATGAGATTGATGCTGTCCTTGTGCAACAATTGGGAAGATTACGGAGGGAAGGCACAGTACGTGAGATGGGGCAAGGAAGCCGGCGTGGATTTGTCTGGTGATGACGACTTCTTCTCGGATCCCACTGTCAAAAGCTACTACAAAGCCTTTGTGAAG ACCGTCATCACCAGAGTCAACACGATCACCAATGTGGCGTACAAGGACGATCCCACAATCATGGCGTGGGAGCTCATCAACGAGCCACGCTGCCCCTCGGATCCTTCGGGCGACACGTTGCAG GCATGGTTCGAGGAGATGGCGGCGTACGTGAAGTCCATTGATCCGACGCACCTGTTGGAGATTGGCGTGGAAGGTTTCTATGGCCCGTCGACGCCCGAGAGATTGCAGCTGAACCCGAACACCTGTGCAGGCGACGCAGGAACAGATTTCATCAGGAACCATCGAGTTGCAGGCGTCGACTTCGCCTCCGTTCACGTTTACTCTGATACATG GTTGCCAGATCCGGACTCCGACGCGCACCTGCAGTTCGTGAGAGCTTGGATGCATCAGCACATGGACGACGCCGAGAAGTTGCTCGGAATGCCGGTCGTCTTCGGCGAGTTCGGGGTGTCGGTCAAGGATGAGAGGTTCGAGTCCAGGTTCAGGGAGACCTTCATGGAGACGGTCTACGACACCTTGCTGAGCTCCAGGATGAGAAGGGATGTCGGAGGAGGATGCCTGGTTTGGCAGCTCTTTCCGGAGGGAACAGAGCACATGGATGATGGCTACGCCGTGGTCCTCGCCGATTCTCCCTCCACACTGGACATGCTGTCACAGCACTCCAGAAATCTACAGGCACACCATTCCAAGGGCAGCTGCGGGAGTTCTGAGCCCCATGAAGAACTCTGA